A region from the Oceanidesulfovibrio marinus genome encodes:
- the dnaX gene encoding DNA polymerase III subunit gamma/tau, which yields MSQSLTAKYRPQRFDEVAGQETVKAVLSRAALEDRIAPAYLFSGTRGVGKTTLARIFAKAVNCVNAPTAEPCNECVHCRQITQGAAVDVIEIDGASNRGIDDARRLREDIGYAPMECRYKVFIIDEAHMLTKEAFNALLKTLEEPPPNVTFVLATTESHKFPATIISRCQHFVFKRLPAPRLMDHLRAILDKESVEYEEAALALIAKRAAGSVRDSMSLMGQVIALGSGPLRSEDVRSVLGLAGQEIYFELLESIHGQDPVGVSRVLGQILDQGLDLGFFLRELVTVWRTLFLLKQSGEAAIPLLDLAEEEAAGWMEWAQKLELAHIHAAWQMTLEGQRRVLTSLEPALALELLLVNLAFLPRLVPLENLPAAPSAGGAGGGTGQSGGSGGAASPGNFSGPQGPAGAPPSGGHPAPGAPRDAAPAAPRSAPAQPADQQPPHPSPQNRSHQAPSGPRPAPAAPRPGYAGNGAAPQQPAQQHAPRPAPAPQPARQTAPASHPSDTPAGAPQSAQNNGSHAQEPPPWVDDGPADDYSFGGPPPGHPAAAGGEPPLREAPPTPPEYAEQAGQEREYPSGWTGFMARYRDAGGEDGPTVLMHTRGELDGGVLTIYCKSTFHKDQVEEQQHWRFLAPLVALHYGPDVRIEVVSENGEFVHQKELRDEVRSRPLVQGIMEELDAQFVNCHPVKPSQKPGGRSENGSSDG from the coding sequence ATGAGCCAATCGCTCACCGCAAAATACAGACCCCAACGCTTTGACGAGGTAGCAGGCCAGGAGACGGTGAAAGCCGTGCTCTCCCGCGCCGCGCTGGAGGACCGCATCGCTCCGGCCTATCTCTTTAGCGGCACGCGCGGCGTGGGCAAGACCACGCTGGCGCGCATCTTCGCCAAGGCGGTGAACTGCGTGAACGCGCCCACGGCAGAGCCGTGCAACGAGTGCGTCCACTGCCGCCAGATCACCCAGGGCGCAGCCGTGGACGTCATCGAGATCGACGGCGCTTCCAACCGCGGCATCGACGACGCCCGCCGCCTGCGCGAGGACATCGGCTACGCGCCCATGGAGTGCCGCTACAAGGTCTTCATCATCGATGAGGCGCACATGCTCACCAAGGAGGCGTTCAACGCGCTGCTCAAAACCTTGGAAGAGCCGCCGCCCAACGTCACCTTTGTTCTCGCCACCACCGAGTCGCACAAGTTCCCGGCCACCATCATCAGCCGCTGCCAGCACTTCGTGTTCAAGCGGCTGCCAGCGCCGCGGCTCATGGATCACCTGCGCGCCATCCTGGACAAGGAGTCCGTGGAGTACGAGGAGGCCGCCCTGGCGCTCATCGCCAAGCGCGCGGCCGGCAGCGTGCGCGACTCCATGTCCCTCATGGGCCAGGTTATCGCCCTGGGCTCCGGTCCGCTCCGGTCCGAGGATGTCCGCTCCGTGCTGGGCCTGGCCGGGCAGGAGATCTACTTCGAGCTGCTGGAATCCATCCACGGGCAGGACCCTGTGGGTGTTTCCCGCGTGCTCGGCCAGATACTGGACCAGGGCCTGGACCTCGGCTTTTTCCTGCGCGAACTGGTCACCGTGTGGCGCACGCTTTTCCTGCTCAAGCAGTCGGGCGAGGCCGCCATACCGCTGCTGGACCTGGCCGAGGAGGAGGCCGCCGGCTGGATGGAGTGGGCGCAGAAGCTGGAGCTCGCGCACATCCACGCCGCCTGGCAGATGACTCTCGAAGGCCAGCGCCGCGTTCTCACCAGTCTGGAGCCCGCGCTCGCCCTGGAGCTGTTGCTCGTGAACCTCGCCTTCCTGCCCCGGCTGGTGCCGCTGGAGAATCTTCCCGCAGCGCCGTCGGCCGGCGGAGCAGGGGGCGGAACAGGTCAGTCCGGCGGCTCAGGAGGCGCAGCTTCCCCCGGAAATTTTAGCGGGCCACAGGGCCCGGCGGGAGCGCCACCATCAGGCGGCCACCCCGCGCCGGGCGCTCCACGCGACGCTGCTCCGGCGGCACCGCGTTCTGCACCTGCACAGCCTGCAGACCAGCAGCCTCCGCACCCATCGCCGCAGAACAGATCGCACCAGGCGCCTTCCGGGCCGCGTCCGGCTCCGGCAGCTCCCAGACCCGGATACGCCGGCAACGGCGCCGCGCCGCAGCAACCGGCGCAACAACATGCTCCCCGGCCTGCGCCGGCACCCCAGCCCGCACGGCAGACCGCCCCGGCCAGCCATCCCTCAGACACTCCGGCTGGCGCTCCGCAATCTGCGCAGAACAATGGTTCTCACGCGCAGGAGCCGCCGCCGTGGGTGGACGACGGCCCGGCGGATGATTACTCCTTTGGTGGCCCGCCGCCAGGACACCCGGCCGCGGCAGGCGGCGAGCCCCCGTTGCGGGAGGCTCCGCCCACTCCGCCCGAGTATGCGGAGCAGGCAGGTCAGGAACGCGAGTATCCCTCCGGCTGGACTGGGTTCATGGCCCGCTACCGCGACGCCGGCGGCGAGGACGGCCCCACGGTGCTGATGCACACCCGCGGCGAGCTGGACGGCGGCGTGCTGACCATTTATTGCAAATCGACGTTCCACAAGGATCAGGTGGAGGAGCAGCAGCACTGGCGTTTTCTGGCGCCGCTCGTTGCCCTGCACTACGGGCCCGATGTACGCATCGAGGTCGTCAGCGAGAACGGTGAGTTTGTCCACCAGAAAGAGCTGCGCGACGAGGTCCGCTCCCGTCCCCTGGTGCAGGGGATCATGGAGGAGCTCGACGCCCAGTTCGTGAACTGTCATCCTGTCAAGCCATCGCAGAAGCCGGGCGGCCGGTCCGAAAACGGCTCCAGCGACGGTTGA
- a CDS encoding YbaB/EbfC family nucleoid-associated protein translates to MRGMNDLVRQAQVMQKKIQKAQEELAEKEVEASVGGGMVTVVATGSQEIKSVKIDPQAVDPEDVPMLEDLVLAAVNEALKKSKDMAEEEMGALTGGMKIPGMF, encoded by the coding sequence ATGCGCGGCATGAACGATCTGGTGCGCCAGGCGCAGGTCATGCAGAAGAAGATTCAGAAGGCCCAGGAAGAGCTTGCCGAGAAAGAGGTCGAGGCCTCTGTGGGCGGCGGCATGGTCACCGTGGTCGCCACCGGCAGCCAGGAGATCAAGAGCGTGAAGATCGATCCGCAGGCCGTGGACCCCGAGGACGTGCCCATGCTCGAAGACCTGGTGCTTGCCGCGGTGAACGAGGCGCTGAAGAAGTCCAAGGACATGGCCGAGGAAGAGATGGGCGCCCTCACCGGAGGGATGAAGATTCCGGGGATGTTCTAG
- a CDS encoding branched-chain amino acid transaminase has product MVQKMDSIWFDGKLVPWDEANVHVLTHTLHYGVGVFEGIRAYRLKDGGSSVFRLKEHVERFFHSAHIVEMEIPFTEEEIVDAIVETLKANKMPEGYIRPLSFVGAGAMGVHPGSNPIQTIIATWPWGAYLGEEALENGIRVKTSTFSRHHVNAMMTKGKVCGNYVNSVLAKREAVADGYDEAMMLDTAGFVSEATGENIFIVRKGVIKTTPLTSILDGITRASLMELAEDLGYKVVEQQFTRDEVYTADEAFFCGTAAELTPIRELDRRAIGKGGFKVAKHLQGEFFKVVAGENPKYEHWLHRYAV; this is encoded by the coding sequence ATGGTCCAGAAAATGGATTCCATATGGTTCGACGGCAAGCTTGTTCCCTGGGACGAGGCGAATGTCCACGTTCTCACCCACACGCTGCACTACGGCGTGGGCGTTTTCGAGGGCATCCGCGCCTACAGGCTCAAGGACGGCGGCTCTTCGGTTTTCCGGCTCAAGGAGCACGTGGAGCGGTTCTTCCACTCTGCGCACATCGTGGAGATGGAGATTCCCTTCACGGAGGAAGAGATTGTCGACGCCATTGTGGAGACTCTGAAGGCGAACAAGATGCCGGAGGGCTACATCCGGCCCCTGTCCTTTGTGGGTGCCGGCGCCATGGGCGTGCATCCCGGCTCCAACCCCATTCAGACCATCATCGCCACGTGGCCCTGGGGCGCCTACCTGGGCGAGGAAGCCCTGGAGAACGGCATCCGCGTGAAGACCTCCACCTTCAGCCGTCATCACGTGAACGCGATGATGACCAAGGGCAAGGTCTGCGGCAACTACGTGAACTCCGTGCTGGCAAAGCGCGAGGCCGTGGCCGACGGCTATGACGAGGCCATGATGCTGGATACGGCGGGTTTCGTTTCCGAGGCCACCGGCGAGAACATCTTCATCGTGCGCAAGGGCGTCATCAAGACCACGCCGCTCACCTCCATCCTGGACGGCATCACCCGCGCCAGCCTGATGGAGCTGGCCGAGGACCTGGGCTACAAGGTGGTGGAGCAGCAGTTCACCCGCGACGAGGTCTACACCGCGGACGAGGCCTTCTTCTGCGGCACGGCGGCCGAGCTGACCCCGATCCGCGAGCTGGACCGCCGGGCCATCGGCAAGGGCGGCTTCAAAGTGGCCAAGCACCTGCAGGGCGAGTTCTTCAAGGTCGTTGCCGGCGAGAACCCCAAGTATGAGCACTGGCTGCACCGCTACGCGGTCTAG